From a region of the Ostrinia nubilalis chromosome 18, ilOstNubi1.1, whole genome shotgun sequence genome:
- the LOC135080454 gene encoding LOW QUALITY PROTEIN: pyrethroid hydrolase Ces2e-like (The sequence of the model RefSeq protein was modified relative to this genomic sequence to represent the inferred CDS: substituted 1 base at 1 genomic stop codon) has protein sequence MNXSNMELKLFFVLWMVSTAEQAEVITAQGRIRGEMHQGYVSYNGVPYASGNDTTGRFKQAGIPPTWSGMRESQQPRCGLTSKVNDCLQLDVHVPTSGASWPVLVWVKGGGGRYSPGKLVQQGIVVVVVSHRIGPLGFLCLGEEKMPGNVGVKDVVMALRWVRDNIPAFNGNPYKVVVAGQGFGAAMVEALLLSPMTQDLFHGAIMQSGSVLCPWAFNHDAKDRGLSLLQMLIENDETMTLLNAGAEELAVNADKIYFPYLPFGICIEKGFKNEERMLPESPYRLLSNKLARKVPLIMGYNTDEAYIFLSALRENNIRKKMARDLSVLLPEELKFLNVNELKTVAKQIKELYFKNNSTMAALLAYHRDAYFLAHIHRSARLHASSDLPVYYYQFSYAGQPGVVADHQLRKAGAAHSDELPYLFPETTSSMEGTDGTVQDNILRLWTNFVKHLNPTPSDASPRWDPLDSAEPRVLDIGAELTMQPFPYTRACRMWDDIYERFYYSRNYLGL, from the exons ATGAATTAAAGTAACATGGAGTTGAAGTTATTTTTCGTACTGTGGATGGTGTCGACCGCAGAGCAGGCCGAGGTGATTACCGCGCAAGGCAGAATCCGCGGCGAGATGCACCAGGGGTATGTTTCGTACAACGGAGTCCCATATGCAAGTGGAAACGATACTACTGGTCGGTTCAAG CAAGCCGGTATACCCCCCACGTGGAGTGGCATGAGGGAGTCGCAGCAACCCCGCTGCGGGCTGACCTCCAAGGTTAACGACTGCCTCCAGCTGGACGTCCACGTGCCCACGTCCGGCGCTTCGTGGCCCGTGCTTGTATGGGTCAAGGGGGGCGGCGGGAGGTACTCTCCGGGGAAACTGGTCCAGCAAGGGATCGTCGTAGTGGTTGTCAGTCACAG GATAGGGCCTTTAGGATTTCTATGCTTAGGCGAAGAGAAGATGCCAGGCAATGTTGGTGTGAAAGACGTGGTTATGGCTTTGCGTTGGGTTCGCGACAACATCCCAGCATTCAATGGCAACCCGTACAAGGTGGTGGTGGCGGGGCAAGGCTTCGGCGCCGCGATGGTGGAGGCGCTGCTGCTCAGCCCGATGACTCAGGACTTGTTTCACGGAGCGATTATGCAAAGTGGCAGCGTTCTGTGCCCCTGGGCCTTCAACCATGACGCTAAAGACCGCGGACTGTCTCTCCTCCAGATGTTGATTGAAAACGACGAAACTATGACTCTCCTAAACGCTGGCGCTGAAGAACTGGCTGTGAATGccgataaaatatatttcccCTATTTACCATTTGGAATATGTATCGAGAAAGGATTTAAAAATGAAGAACGCATGTTACCCGAATCACCATATCGCTTGTTATCGAATAAGCTCGCAAGAAAAGTGCCCCTAATCATGGGCTACAACACCGACGAGGCTTACATATTTCTATCTGCATTGAGGGAAAATAACATACGAAAAAAGATGGCGAGAGATCTGTCTGTGCTCCTGCCCGAAGAACTTAAATTTCTGAATGTGAATGAGTTGAAGACCGTAGCGAAACAGATCAaagaactttattttaaaaacaattctacCATGGCAGCACTGCTGGCTTATCACAG AGACGCGTACTTCCTAGCGCACATCCACAGGAGCGCCCGCCTCCACGCATCCTCCGACTTGCCGGTGTACTACTACCAGTTCTCCTACGCCGGCCAGCCGGGAGTGGTGGCGGACCACCAGCTTCGCAAGGCGGGCGCGGCGCACTCGGACGAGCTGCCCTATCTGTTCCCGGAGACGACATCATCCATGGAGGGCACTGACGGCACAGTGCAGGACAACATCTTACGGCTTTGGACTAATTTTGTTAAGCACTT AAACCCGACCCCCTCGGATGCTTCCCCGCGCTGGGATCCCTTGGACTCGGCGGAGCCGCGCGTCCTGGACATCGGCGCGGAGCTGACGATGCAGCCGTTCCCGTACACGAGGGCCTGCCGCATGTGGGACGATATCTACGAGCGGTTCTACTACTCCAGGAATTATTTGGGACTTTAG
- the LOC135080823 gene encoding juvenile hormone esterase-like, producing MGSSVILVAALLAAFVSTSRQCEVRARTQAGWVCGAKRLAQDGSQYASFRGVPYAKQPLGELRFQELQPLEPWIEDFNATTEGPACPNNDIYFGPLVQPQGISEACIHANIHVPIDALPNTQIGASCTGGLPILVFIHGGGWVCGSGDADFNGPEYMVSKGVIVITLNYRLDYLGFLSLNTSKIPGNNGLRDMVTLLRWVQANAAYFGGNPADVTLAGQSAGAVSVHLLTLSPAAVGLFNRAFIMSGVAIQGFYSQSPVHAQQVAALFLSALNISSTDYDEVHDQLVELPIDILIAASRVVLDRTGLNSFVPVVETPFANFTTILSEYPETLQANGNGKHIPLVIGFTSDECEMIRPRLVQINAAVAIQENPLIGLSPELVYSLPSNVTAEMAKKVMARYFNGTPTMDEYIKLCTESLLQYPAIKLAQARAASGGAPAFLYKYAYEAEYSVIKEALNLTYSGAGHIEDLNRIFKVNSWPVPASDADEAMTGWMTDIMETFIKYNSPSRDGCWGAASCALEYNYIAGPATDFGAMSDYDQEMVHFFETLADV from the exons ATGGGTAGCTCAGTTATCCTCGTCGCTGCTCTTTTGGCAGCATtcg TGTCTACATCAAGGCAGTGCGAGGTGCGTGCGCGCACGCAAGCGGGATGGGTGTGCGGCGCCAAGCGGCTGGCGCAGGATGGCTCGCAGTACGCCAGTTTCCGAGGAGTGCCTTACGCCAAGCAGCCCCTGGGAGAGCTACGCTTTCAG GAACTTCAACCACTTGAACCTTGGATCGAGGACTTTAATGCCACAACCGAAGGGCCCGCCTGCCCGAACAATGATATCTACTTTGGCCCCCTTGTGCAGCCGCAAGGCATCAGCGAGGCTTGCATCCATGCCAACATACACGTCCCAATAGATGCCCTCCCGAACACCCAAATCGGTGCAAGTTGTACTGGAGGGCTACCGATCTTGGTGTTTATTCACGGAGGCGGTTGGGTCTGCGGGTCCGGCGACGCAGACTTTAATGGACCAGAGTATATGGTCAGCAAAGGTGTTATAGTAATCACTCTCAACTACAG GCTGGACTACCTTGGCTTCTTGTCCCTGAACACCTCGAAGATTCCCGGGAACAATGGTCTGCGCGACATGGTGACCTTGctgcgctgggtgcaggccaacGCGGCCTACTTCGGAGGCAACCCCGCCGACGTCACGCTGGCGGGACAGAGCGCCGGCGCCGTCAGTGTGCACCTTCTGACGCTATCGCCAGCCGCTGTTGGACTATTTAATCG TGCATTTATTATGAGCGGTGTCGCTATCCAGGGCTTCTACAGCCAGTCTCCTGTGCACGCTCAGCAAGTGGCTGCCCTCTTCCTCTCCGCTCTGAACATCTCCTCCACGGACTACGACGAGGTCCACGACCAGCTTGTTGAATTGCCGATCGACATCCTCATAGCCGCCAGCAGGGTAGTGTTAGATCGAACGGGTTTAAACAGTTTCGTCCCTGTTGTGGAGACACCATTTGCAAACTTTACGACAATCCTAAGCGAGTACCCAGAAACTCTGCAAGCTAACGGCAACGGGAAGCATATTCCGCTAGTTATAGGCTTCACCAGCGACGAGTGCGAGATGATTCGTCCAAGATTAGTCCAAATCAACGCTGCGGTTGCGATCCAAGAGAATCCGCTGATTGGGTTGTCTCCAGAGCTTGTATACAGTTTGCCATCGAACGTAACAGCGGAGATGGCGAAGAAGGTGATGGCAAGATATTTTAACGGGACCCCGACAATGGACGAGTACATTAAGTTGTGTACCGAGTCGCTCCTCCAGTACCCGGCGATCAAGCTGGCGCAGGCGCGCGCGGCCAGCGGAGGTGCGCCCGCGTTCCTGTACAAGTACGCCTACGAGGCCGAGTACAGCGTCATCAAGGAGGCGTTGAACCTCACATATTCCGGCGCCGGCCATATCGAGGACTTGAACAGGATATTCAAGGTGAACTCGTGGCCTGTACCTGCCAGTGACGCCGATGAAGCTATGACTGGATGGATGACCGATATCATGGAGACATTCATAAAGTATAA CTCTCCGTCAAGAGATGGATGTTGGGGAGCGGCGTCATGTGCGCTGGAGTACAACTACATCGCCGGGCCCGCCACCGACTTCGGCGCCATGAGCGACTACGACCAGGAGATGGTCCACTTCTTCGAAACCTTAGCCGACGTGTAG